From Cellulomonas fimi ATCC 484, a single genomic window includes:
- a CDS encoding ABC transporter permease, producing the protein MAVPIVLSDAYVVARRNIIKIKRVPDLLVFTTLSPIMFVLLFAYVFGGAIDVPGGTDADAYREYLMAGIFAQTVIFGATITGAGLAEDIKKGIIDRFRSLPMAPSAVLTGRTLSDVVNNVLVLVVMSLTGLLVGWGIHSSVPEAALGFLLLLVFAYAISWVMAWLGMLVPSVEVFNNATFIVIFPLTFVANTFVPLESLPSGLQTFAEWNPVSAVTQASRELFGNIPPQVPPPESWALQNAELYTLLWAGIFLLVFVPLANLQYRRSASR; encoded by the coding sequence ATGGCCGTCCCGATCGTGCTGTCCGACGCCTACGTCGTCGCCAGGCGGAACATCATCAAGATCAAGCGCGTGCCCGACCTGCTGGTCTTCACGACGCTGTCGCCGATCATGTTCGTCCTGCTGTTCGCCTACGTGTTCGGCGGCGCGATCGACGTGCCGGGCGGCACCGACGCCGACGCGTACCGCGAGTACCTCATGGCGGGGATCTTCGCGCAGACCGTCATCTTCGGTGCCACCATCACGGGCGCGGGCCTCGCGGAGGACATCAAGAAGGGCATCATCGACCGGTTCCGGTCGCTGCCCATGGCGCCGTCGGCGGTGCTGACCGGACGCACGCTGTCCGACGTCGTCAACAACGTGCTCGTGCTCGTCGTCATGAGCCTGACCGGCCTGCTCGTCGGCTGGGGCATCCACAGCTCCGTCCCGGAGGCGGCGCTCGGGTTCCTGCTGCTGCTGGTGTTCGCGTACGCGATCTCCTGGGTCATGGCGTGGCTCGGGATGCTCGTGCCCAGCGTCGAGGTGTTCAACAACGCGACGTTCATCGTGATCTTCCCGCTGACGTTCGTCGCGAACACGTTCGTCCCGCTGGAGTCGCTGCCCTCCGGGCTGCAGACGTTCGCCGAGTGGAACCCCGTGTCGGCCGTCACGCAGGCGTCGCGCGAGCTGTTCGGCAACATCCCGCCCCAGGTGCCGCCGCCGGAGTCGTGGGCGCTGCAGAACGCCGAGCTGTACACGCTGCTGTGGGCGGGCATCTTCCTGCTCGTGTTCGTCCCGCTGGCGAACCTGCAGTACCGCCGCTCGGCGTCCCGCTGA
- a CDS encoding NUDIX domain-containing protein, with protein sequence MAVADRHAPRPVVTHELIHAGKVWDLAGDVVDLGDSQVLREYVDHPGAVAVVALDDEDRVLLLAQYRHPVRHELWEPPAGLLDVEGEDPVVAAARELAEEADLVAGSWWRLVEFFTTPGGSSERIVVFLARDLSPVPDADRYARVDEEATMVPEWVPLDDAVDAALGGRLHSPTAVTGVLAAAAARARGWSTLERVQPA encoded by the coding sequence ATGGCGGTCGCCGACCGGCACGCGCCGCGTCCGGTGGTCACGCACGAGCTGATCCATGCGGGCAAGGTGTGGGACCTCGCGGGCGACGTCGTCGACCTCGGGGACAGCCAGGTGCTGCGGGAGTACGTCGACCACCCGGGCGCGGTCGCCGTCGTCGCGCTCGACGACGAGGACCGGGTGCTCCTGCTCGCGCAGTACCGGCACCCGGTCCGGCACGAGCTGTGGGAGCCGCCGGCCGGTCTGCTCGACGTCGAGGGGGAGGACCCGGTCGTCGCGGCGGCCCGGGAGCTCGCCGAGGAGGCGGACCTGGTCGCCGGCTCGTGGTGGCGGCTCGTGGAGTTCTTCACGACGCCCGGCGGGTCGAGCGAGCGCATCGTCGTGTTCCTCGCGCGGGACCTGTCGCCTGTGCCCGACGCCGACCGCTACGCGCGGGTCGACGAGGAGGCGACGATGGTGCCCGAGTGGGTGCCGCTCGACGACGCCGTGGACGCGGCGCTCGGTGGTCGCCTGCACAGCCCGACCGCGGTCACGGGCGTGCTGGCGGCGGCCGCGGCGCGGGCACGCGGCTGGTCGACGCTGGAGCGCGTGCAGCCGGCCTGA
- a CDS encoding ATP-binding cassette domain-containing protein — translation MTEAITATGLVKRYKDVTALAGVDLTVPTGSVLGLLGPNGAGKTTIVRILATLLQPDAGSATVAGVDVLRHPREVRRRIGLSGQYAAVDEYLTGFENLDMIGRLYHLGVRRSQERARELLAAFRLEDAADRPSKTYSGGMRRRLDLAGALVADPPVIFLDEPTTGLDPRGRTEMWDVIQDLVAGGTTLLLTTQYLEEADLLADEIVVIDHGRIIAQGTADQLKLQVGGERLELTVHDPARLDDARRLLAPLGVGAPTLDASRRALLMPVDGGPRTLSESLRVLDEAGVVLDDVGLRRPTLDDVFLSLTGRPAEDDDGDPAASPDQELPAGAPSGLRPTSGGA, via the coding sequence ATGACCGAGGCGATCACCGCCACCGGACTGGTGAAGCGGTACAAGGACGTCACGGCGCTCGCGGGCGTCGACCTCACCGTGCCGACCGGCTCGGTGCTCGGTCTGCTCGGCCCCAACGGGGCGGGCAAGACCACCATCGTCCGCATCCTGGCGACGCTGCTGCAGCCCGACGCGGGCTCCGCGACGGTCGCGGGCGTGGACGTGCTGCGCCACCCCCGGGAGGTGCGTCGCCGCATCGGGCTGTCCGGCCAGTACGCGGCGGTCGACGAGTACCTCACGGGCTTCGAGAACCTCGACATGATCGGCCGGCTCTACCACCTCGGGGTCCGGCGCTCGCAGGAGCGCGCCCGGGAGCTGCTCGCGGCGTTCCGGCTGGAGGACGCCGCCGACCGTCCGTCGAAGACGTACTCCGGCGGCATGCGACGACGTCTCGACCTCGCGGGTGCGCTCGTCGCGGACCCGCCGGTCATCTTCCTCGACGAGCCCACGACGGGCCTCGACCCGCGGGGCCGCACCGAGATGTGGGACGTCATCCAGGACCTCGTCGCCGGGGGCACGACGCTCCTGCTGACCACGCAGTACCTCGAGGAGGCCGACCTGCTCGCCGACGAGATCGTCGTCATCGACCACGGGCGGATCATCGCCCAGGGCACGGCCGACCAGCTCAAGCTGCAGGTGGGCGGCGAGCGGCTCGAGCTCACGGTGCACGACCCGGCCCGGCTGGACGACGCGCGACGGCTGCTCGCGCCGCTCGGGGTCGGCGCCCCGACGCTCGACGCGTCGCGTCGCGCGCTGCTCATGCCGGTGGACGGCGGGCCGCGCACGCTGTCCGAGTCGCTGCGCGTGCTCGACGAGGCGGGCGTCGTGCTCGACGACGTCGGGCTGCGGCGTCCCACGCTCGACGACGTCTTCCTGTCGCTCACCGGCAGACCCGCCGAGGACGACGACGGCGACCCGGCCGCGTCGCCCGACCAGGAGCTGCCCGCCGGCGCGCCGAGCGGCCTGCGACCCACCTCCGGAGGTGCGTGA
- a CDS encoding ABC transporter permease, with the protein MTATTLSPASGTSALPRSVPLPVAVRQSLTMAWRGLLKVRRTPEQLFDVTLQPILFTLMFTYIFGGAISGSVRDYLPVIIPGILVQTVITTSVVTGVQLREDMDKGVFDRFRSLPIARVAPLAGALVADTIRYVIATTLTFTMGYVMGYRPGGGIGGVVLAGLLVVVCSWSISWVFAYAGVVGRTASSVQGISFMVLFPLTFLSNAFVDTSTMPRPLQVFADANPVSHLITAARELANTGTATGEVGLALLGSALVVGVFAPLAVRAYMRRA; encoded by the coding sequence ATGACCGCCACGACCCTGTCCCCCGCGAGCGGCACGTCCGCCCTGCCGCGCAGCGTGCCCCTGCCCGTCGCCGTGCGGCAGTCCCTCACGATGGCCTGGCGCGGCCTGCTCAAGGTACGCCGCACGCCGGAGCAGCTGTTCGACGTCACGCTGCAGCCGATCCTGTTCACGCTCATGTTCACGTACATCTTCGGCGGCGCGATCTCCGGCAGCGTGCGCGACTACCTGCCCGTGATCATCCCCGGCATCCTCGTCCAGACCGTCATCACGACGTCGGTGGTCACCGGTGTGCAGCTGCGCGAGGACATGGACAAGGGCGTGTTCGACCGCTTCCGGTCGCTGCCCATCGCGCGGGTCGCCCCCCTTGCGGGCGCGCTCGTGGCCGACACCATCCGCTACGTCATCGCGACGACCCTGACCTTCACGATGGGCTACGTCATGGGCTACCGCCCGGGCGGTGGGATCGGCGGCGTCGTCCTGGCGGGCCTGCTCGTCGTCGTGTGCTCGTGGTCGATCAGCTGGGTGTTCGCGTACGCGGGCGTCGTCGGCCGCACCGCGTCGTCCGTGCAGGGCATCTCGTTCATGGTGCTCTTCCCGCTGACGTTCCTGTCGAACGCCTTCGTCGACACCTCGACCATGCCGCGCCCGCTGCAGGTGTTCGCCGACGCCAACCCCGTGTCGCACCTCATCACCGCGGCCCGGGAGCTCGCCAACACCGGGACGGCGACGGGCGAGGTGGGCCTGGCGCTGCTCGGTTCCGCGCTCGTCGTCGGTGTGTTCGCGCCGCTCGCCGTCCGCGCGTACATGCGCCGCGCCTGA
- a CDS encoding daunorubicin resistance protein DrrA family ABC transporter ATP-binding protein → MTDQTWAIEAEGLVKLFGEQRAVDGVDLTVRTGSVYGVLGPNGAGKTTTIRMLATLLRPDAGTARVLGHDVVREPHVVRQLVGVTGQYASVDETLSATENLVLFSRLHGLSRAASRAKSTELLERFGLTEAASKPLRNFSGGMRRRLDLAASLIAQPPLIFLDEPTTGLDPRTRAQVWDTIRELVATGSTVLLTTQYLDEADQLADRIAVIDRGRVVAEGTADELKSAVGTQSLQLRLADPGHVLAAAAAVRDRLRVEPTVSPEAARLTVPVDDPAAVTDLLVLLRERGLPVDGLSLQKPSLDEVFLTLTGHAAEPTDDAPTTAADAAGKVLA, encoded by the coding sequence ATGACCGACCAGACCTGGGCCATCGAGGCCGAGGGCCTCGTCAAGCTCTTCGGCGAGCAGCGTGCCGTCGACGGCGTCGACCTGACCGTGCGGACGGGCAGCGTCTACGGCGTGCTCGGCCCGAACGGCGCGGGCAAGACGACGACGATCCGCATGCTCGCGACGCTGCTGCGGCCCGACGCCGGCACGGCCCGCGTGCTCGGCCACGACGTCGTGCGCGAGCCGCACGTCGTCCGCCAGCTCGTCGGCGTGACCGGCCAGTACGCGTCCGTCGACGAGACGCTCAGCGCGACCGAGAACCTCGTGCTGTTCTCGCGCCTGCACGGGCTGTCCCGCGCCGCGTCGCGGGCCAAGTCGACCGAGCTGCTGGAGCGCTTCGGGCTCACCGAGGCCGCGAGCAAGCCGCTGCGCAACTTCTCCGGCGGCATGCGGCGGCGGCTCGACCTCGCGGCGAGCCTCATCGCGCAGCCGCCGCTCATCTTCCTCGACGAGCCGACCACCGGGCTGGACCCGCGGACGCGCGCGCAGGTGTGGGACACGATCCGCGAGCTCGTCGCGACCGGCTCGACCGTCCTGCTCACGACGCAGTACCTCGACGAGGCGGACCAGCTCGCCGACCGGATCGCCGTCATCGACCGCGGGCGCGTCGTCGCCGAGGGCACCGCCGACGAGCTGAAGTCGGCCGTCGGCACGCAGTCCCTGCAGCTGCGCCTCGCCGACCCCGGGCACGTGCTCGCCGCCGCGGCGGCCGTCCGCGACCGGCTCCGCGTCGAGCCCACCGTCTCCCCCGAGGCGGCGCGCCTCACCGTCCCGGTCGACGACCCCGCCGCCGTCACCGACCTGCTCGTGCTGCTTCGGGAGCGCGGGCTCCCCGTCGACGGGCTGTCCCTGCAGAAGCCGTCGCTCGACGAGGTGTTCCTCACCCTCACCGGCCACGCCGCCGAGCCGACCGACGACGCCCCCACGACCGCGGCGGACGCCGCAGGAAAGGTCCTCGCATGA
- a CDS encoding AfsR/SARP family transcriptional regulator yields the protein MPPPPVAAVLGPVLVAGGRGGPDGRTSPGGPRARALVVALALAGGRTVPWRELAGDVWPDDGPADPRAALQTVVSRTRAATSHDVVASHDGGYALAGDSDLALARRHADEGRTALADARPSDALDTARSGLALWRGTPGADVADASPVLAEALAGAAAEVRGALRGVEVDALLALARPQDALGPALAAAQAAPTDEDVHLRLMRAQHAAGRTTDALRTFARLRAALADELGVDPRADVTAFNARLVTGDAPDAATDAATGTQPPGGVAGAAVGPRDVHDEPAGLPGRPPRAPVGLRAAARPLLGRADDLAAVDELLSGARLVTVLGTGGLGKTSLALEVARRRRDAEWVVVVELAGVRTDADVDVALADALGLGQAARSARLGDRLAATPDVRARAAERLAEGPALLVLDNCEHVVAGAAGLADDLLGAVAGLHVLTTSRTPLLVRGEQVHALAPLGVDDDGHGAAVDLFVERALAARPGATLPRDVVARVVSRLDGLPLAIELAAARVRTMTVEEVERRLDARFSLLRSGERLAPDRHRTLEAVIDWSWNLLTDAEQRVLRRLSVLPDGFGLDAAQAIGALTAPGAAAGGTDAWDVLDALDGLVLQSLCTVAEDRHPEGDGLPGVRYRMLETVREFGQLRLADAGETVAAHDAMLAWAAAFARTWSPALVEGDQPAAMRAVRAEQDNLLLALRTALDTGRRGEAYALYVLLGGHWSLRGAYEQVHGLGVELLGRTHGWRVDAAFADVAALALVWVTGMGVFGEGTLTARAVGRLRVVARALDGQLGPRTRAFVRLALAGSVPAAARELAVLRRSPDTYLAMLGHMLSAQLAENSGRVVVARRWVEVAHGLAVGRGDVWAEANNASFLGQIASEEGNPRETLAWAARARAGLRRIVADEELTQITWLELAGSVGAGDADRAEALCDELTVTATTGRAGGTGWAAPEITALALAGRGELAVLRGDVAAGLAHLQAAHATFGAVDSQAQASPWFVMVSAGWVARLVLAPASARVGQPDVAEPARALARHVREWAFLRSTGVVDHPVLGTAAVALGTAAWADGDDAAVDDGLELFWLAELLGSRQDLPMLRRAPLEARARRLVGDARVEDARRRARAVGRRGAAERAFALVASLWC from the coding sequence GTGCCCCCGCCGCCCGTCGCCGCCGTGCTCGGGCCCGTCCTCGTCGCCGGCGGACGTGGCGGCCCGGACGGACGGACGTCGCCGGGCGGCCCGCGCGCGCGGGCGCTCGTCGTCGCCCTGGCCCTGGCCGGCGGGCGCACGGTGCCCTGGCGCGAGCTCGCCGGGGACGTGTGGCCCGACGACGGCCCGGCCGACCCGCGGGCCGCGCTGCAGACAGTCGTCTCCCGCACGCGGGCGGCCACGTCGCACGATGTGGTCGCCTCGCACGACGGCGGGTACGCGCTGGCGGGGGACAGCGACCTCGCGCTGGCGCGTCGACACGCCGACGAGGGCCGCACGGCGCTCGCCGACGCCCGCCCGTCCGACGCCCTCGACACCGCACGGTCCGGCCTCGCACTGTGGCGGGGGACGCCGGGAGCGGACGTCGCCGACGCGTCGCCGGTGCTGGCCGAGGCGCTCGCAGGCGCGGCGGCGGAGGTGCGCGGCGCGCTGCGCGGGGTCGAGGTGGACGCGCTGCTCGCGCTCGCACGCCCGCAGGACGCGCTCGGACCGGCGCTCGCCGCGGCGCAGGCGGCACCGACGGACGAGGACGTGCACCTGCGCCTCATGCGCGCGCAGCACGCCGCCGGCCGGACGACGGACGCGCTGCGCACGTTCGCGCGCCTGCGCGCCGCGCTGGCCGACGAGCTCGGGGTGGACCCGCGCGCGGACGTCACGGCGTTCAACGCGCGCCTCGTGACGGGCGACGCGCCGGACGCCGCGACGGACGCCGCGACGGGGACGCAGCCTCCCGGCGGCGTGGCCGGTGCGGCCGTCGGCCCGCGTGACGTCCACGACGAACCGGCCGGGCTCCCGGGTCGGCCACCGCGGGCGCCCGTCGGGCTGCGGGCCGCCGCCCGGCCGCTGCTCGGGCGCGCCGACGACCTGGCCGCCGTCGACGAGCTGCTGTCCGGCGCCCGCCTCGTCACCGTCCTGGGCACCGGGGGCCTCGGCAAGACGTCGCTCGCGCTCGAGGTGGCGCGTCGACGGCGCGACGCGGAGTGGGTCGTCGTCGTCGAGCTCGCGGGTGTGCGCACCGACGCGGACGTCGACGTCGCCCTCGCGGACGCGCTCGGACTCGGCCAGGCCGCACGCAGCGCACGACTGGGCGACCGGCTCGCGGCGACCCCCGACGTCCGGGCCCGCGCGGCCGAGCGCCTCGCCGAGGGCCCGGCGCTGCTCGTCCTCGACAACTGCGAGCACGTCGTCGCGGGTGCGGCCGGGCTCGCGGACGACCTGCTCGGGGCCGTGGCCGGGCTGCACGTCCTGACGACGAGCCGCACGCCGCTGCTGGTCCGCGGCGAGCAGGTCCATGCGCTAGCCCCGCTCGGCGTCGACGACGACGGGCACGGCGCGGCAGTCGACCTGTTCGTCGAGCGTGCGCTCGCTGCCCGGCCCGGTGCGACGCTCCCGCGCGACGTCGTCGCCCGGGTCGTCTCGCGCCTGGACGGCCTGCCGCTCGCGATCGAGCTGGCCGCGGCCCGCGTGCGGACGATGACCGTGGAGGAGGTGGAGCGCCGCCTCGACGCGCGGTTCAGCCTCCTGCGCTCGGGCGAGCGGCTCGCGCCGGACCGCCACCGGACGCTCGAGGCCGTCATCGACTGGAGCTGGAACCTGCTGACCGACGCCGAGCAGCGCGTCCTGCGGCGCCTGTCGGTGCTGCCCGACGGGTTCGGCCTCGACGCGGCGCAGGCGATCGGCGCGCTCACGGCACCCGGCGCCGCCGCGGGAGGCACGGACGCGTGGGACGTCCTCGACGCGCTCGACGGGCTCGTCCTGCAGTCGCTGTGCACGGTCGCCGAGGACCGCCACCCCGAGGGCGACGGGCTGCCGGGCGTCCGCTACCGGATGCTCGAGACGGTCCGCGAGTTCGGGCAGCTGCGCCTGGCCGACGCGGGGGAGACGGTCGCGGCGCACGACGCGATGCTCGCCTGGGCCGCCGCGTTCGCGCGGACGTGGTCGCCCGCGCTCGTCGAGGGGGACCAGCCGGCCGCGATGCGGGCGGTGCGCGCCGAGCAGGACAACCTGCTGCTGGCCCTGCGCACCGCGCTCGACACGGGCCGTCGCGGGGAGGCGTACGCGCTGTACGTGCTGCTGGGCGGGCACTGGAGCCTGCGCGGCGCCTACGAGCAGGTCCACGGGCTGGGCGTCGAGCTCCTGGGACGCACGCACGGCTGGCGCGTCGACGCGGCGTTCGCCGACGTGGCGGCCCTGGCGCTGGTCTGGGTCACGGGCATGGGGGTGTTCGGCGAGGGCACCCTCACCGCGCGGGCGGTGGGCCGGCTCCGCGTCGTCGCCCGCGCCCTGGACGGGCAGCTCGGTCCGCGGACCCGCGCGTTCGTGCGGCTGGCGCTCGCGGGATCGGTCCCGGCGGCGGCCCGCGAGCTCGCGGTGCTGCGCCGGTCGCCGGACACCTACCTCGCGATGCTCGGGCACATGCTGTCCGCCCAGCTGGCCGAGAACTCGGGCCGCGTCGTCGTCGCGCGACGCTGGGTCGAGGTCGCGCACGGGCTCGCCGTGGGGCGGGGCGACGTCTGGGCGGAGGCGAACAACGCGTCGTTCCTGGGGCAGATCGCGAGCGAGGAGGGCAATCCCCGCGAGACGCTCGCGTGGGCGGCCCGGGCGCGCGCCGGGCTGCGCCGGATCGTCGCGGACGAGGAGCTCACGCAGATCACGTGGCTCGAGCTGGCCGGGTCCGTCGGGGCGGGCGACGCCGACCGGGCGGAGGCGTTGTGCGACGAGCTCACCGTGACCGCGACGACGGGCCGGGCGGGCGGCACGGGCTGGGCGGCGCCGGAGATCACCGCGCTCGCGCTCGCGGGCCGCGGAGAGCTCGCGGTGCTGCGGGGCGACGTCGCCGCGGGCCTCGCCCACCTGCAGGCGGCGCACGCGACGTTCGGCGCGGTCGACAGCCAGGCGCAGGCCTCGCCGTGGTTCGTCATGGTCTCGGCGGGCTGGGTCGCGCGGCTCGTGCTGGCGCCCGCGTCGGCGCGCGTGGGCCAGCCCGACGTCGCCGAGCCCGCGCGGGCGCTCGCGCGGCACGTGCGCGAGTGGGCGTTCCTGCGGTCGACCGGCGTCGTCGACCACCCGGTGCTGGGCACCGCGGCGGTCGCGCTCGGGACCGCCGCGTGGGCGGACGGCGACGACGCGGCGGTCGACGACGGCCTCGAGCTGTTCTGGCTCGCGGAGCTGCTGGGGTCGCGGCAGGACCTGCCGATGCTCCGCCGTGCGCCGCTCGAGGCGCGGGCGCGCCGGCTGGTCGGCGACGCGCGTGTCGAGGACGCCCGGCGTCGGGCGCGCGCCGTCGGCCGGCGGGGTGCGGCCGAACGCGCGTTCGCCCTCGTCGCGAGCCTGTGGTGCTGA